A single region of the Aeromonas hydrophila subsp. hydrophila ATCC 7966 genome encodes:
- a CDS encoding HlyC/CorC family transporter translates to MDSISTSTLLIVLVILILLSAFFSSSETGMMSLNRYKLRHLAQTKHKAARRVEKLLSRPDRLLGLILIGNNLVNILASAIATIVCIRVFGDLGVAIATFGLTLIVLVFGEVTPKTLAAMFPEKIAYPASWVLKGLMVPLSPLVWLINGITSGLLKLLRLNPSKDDALNTEELRTIVNEAGSLIPQRHQEMLLSILDLDKMTVEHIMVPRSEIYAIDINDDWKTILRQLAHCAHTKILLYRDNIDDVVGFLHARDALRLMARDQFNKSSLLREVDEIYFIPEGTPLNVQLAKFQRNKERIGLIVDEYGDIQGLITLDDILEEIVGDFTTSMTPAPSDEIHPQPDGSFLVEGSASIRELNKEMSWQLPIDGPRTLNGAILEYLEEIPQPNISLRLAGYPIEILEVENNMVKMARIMPDLYRNESGFED, encoded by the coding sequence TTGGACAGTATCTCAACGAGTACATTGCTGATTGTTCTCGTTATCTTGATCCTCTTGTCTGCTTTTTTCTCCAGTTCCGAAACCGGCATGATGTCCCTCAACCGCTACAAGTTGCGGCATCTGGCCCAGACCAAACACAAGGCCGCCCGCCGGGTAGAAAAGCTGCTCTCCCGCCCGGATCGCCTGCTGGGGCTGATCCTGATCGGCAACAATTTGGTCAACATTCTCGCCTCGGCCATCGCCACCATCGTCTGTATCCGCGTCTTCGGCGATCTCGGGGTGGCCATCGCCACCTTCGGCCTGACCCTGATCGTGCTGGTGTTTGGTGAAGTGACCCCCAAGACCCTGGCGGCCATGTTCCCGGAGAAGATTGCCTACCCAGCCTCCTGGGTGCTCAAGGGGCTGATGGTGCCGCTCTCGCCGCTGGTCTGGCTGATCAACGGCATCACCAGCGGCCTGCTCAAGCTGCTGCGGCTCAACCCCAGCAAGGATGACGCCCTCAATACCGAGGAGCTGCGCACCATCGTCAACGAGGCCGGCAGCCTCATCCCCCAGCGTCATCAGGAGATGCTGCTCAGCATTCTGGATCTGGACAAGATGACGGTGGAACACATCATGGTGCCGCGCAGCGAGATCTACGCCATCGACATCAACGACGACTGGAAAACCATACTGCGCCAGCTGGCCCACTGCGCCCACACCAAGATCCTGCTCTATCGCGACAACATCGACGACGTGGTGGGCTTTCTGCACGCCCGCGACGCACTGCGGCTGATGGCCAGGGATCAGTTCAACAAGTCGAGCCTGCTGCGGGAGGTGGACGAGATCTACTTCATCCCGGAGGGAACGCCGCTCAACGTCCAGCTGGCCAAGTTCCAGCGCAACAAGGAGCGGATCGGCCTCATCGTTGACGAGTACGGCGACATTCAGGGACTGATCACCCTGGACGACATTCTGGAAGAGATAGTGGGCGACTTCACCACCTCCATGACCCCCGCTCCCAGCGACGAGATCCACCCCCAGCCGGACGGCTCCTTCCTGGTGGAGGGCTCGGCCAGCATCCGCGAGCTGAACAAGGAGATGAGCTGGCAACTGCCCATCGACGGGCCCAGAACGCTCAATGGCGCCATCCTGGAATACCTGGAGGAGATCCCCCAGCCCAACATCAGCCTGCGGCTGGCCGGTTACCCCATCGAGATCCTGGAAGTGGAGAACAATATGGTGAAGATGGCGCGGATAATGCCTGATTTATACCGTAACGAGTCTGGCTTTGAAGATTGA
- a CDS encoding cytochrome C assembly family protein has protein sequence MIVISVLALAFYLLAIIASLHLLLSAKPVGQAPLFACIGLALIAHGTAVAGEVLVTHSGQNLSMLNVASLVSLIISCFMTCVTRRFNGWILLPVVYSFSALLLAASALIPGRYITHLEAHPQLLLHIGLALMAYSVLMIACLFALQLACLDRQLKSRKISQLPAMPPLMTVEKRLFQLISAGLFLLTLSIASGLFFLEDMFAQGKSHKAILSILAWCVYVLLLWGHHTRGWRGRKVITLSLIGSFILTLAYFGSRFVKEVLLS, from the coding sequence ATGATCGTGATCTCTGTTCTGGCCTTGGCGTTCTATCTGCTGGCCATCATCGCCTCTCTGCACCTGCTGCTCAGTGCCAAACCAGTGGGACAAGCCCCCCTGTTTGCCTGCATCGGACTGGCCCTGATCGCCCATGGCACCGCCGTGGCCGGCGAAGTGCTGGTGACTCACTCCGGCCAGAATCTGAGCATGCTCAACGTCGCCTCGCTGGTCAGTCTCATCATCAGCTGCTTCATGACCTGCGTCACCCGCCGCTTCAACGGCTGGATCCTGCTGCCGGTGGTCTACAGCTTCTCGGCCCTGCTGCTGGCCGCCAGCGCCCTCATTCCCGGTCGCTACATCACCCATCTGGAAGCCCATCCCCAGCTGCTGTTGCACATTGGTCTGGCGCTGATGGCCTACTCGGTATTGATGATCGCCTGCCTGTTTGCGCTGCAGCTCGCCTGTCTGGACCGGCAGCTGAAGTCGCGCAAGATCAGCCAGCTGCCCGCCATGCCGCCCCTGATGACGGTGGAGAAGCGGCTGTTCCAGCTCATCTCGGCGGGTCTGTTCCTGCTGACTCTCTCCATTGCCTCCGGCCTGTTCTTCCTCGAAGACATGTTCGCCCAGGGCAAATCCCACAAGGCCATCCTCTCGATCCTGGCCTGGTGCGTCTACGTGCTGCTGCTGTGGGGCCACCATACTCGTGGCTGGCGCGGCCGCAAGGTCATCACCCTGAGCCTGATCGGCAGCTTCATTCTGACCCTGGCCTATTTTGGCAGCCGCTTCGTCAAAGAAGTCTTGTTGAGCTGA
- a CDS encoding Rrf2 family transcriptional regulator, protein MRLTSYTDFGLRALLYLATLPEGELSSVAKVSALYDVSRNHMVKVVNQLVKLGYLQSQRGKNGGIRMACAPETVNIGQVIRALEGNLDGIDCGSPACHIVSVCLLKNALKEAMNAFLAVMDSYTLQDLLANRDELQKVFGELIPTLVLEPDEESE, encoded by the coding sequence ATGAGACTAACTAGCTATACCGATTTTGGATTGAGAGCCCTGCTCTATCTGGCGACCCTGCCGGAGGGCGAATTGTCGAGCGTGGCCAAGGTCTCCGCCTTGTATGACGTCTCCCGCAATCACATGGTGAAGGTGGTGAACCAGCTGGTGAAACTGGGCTATCTGCAGTCCCAGCGTGGCAAGAATGGCGGGATCCGGATGGCCTGTGCACCGGAGACCGTCAACATCGGTCAGGTGATCCGGGCGCTGGAAGGGAATCTGGACGGGATAGATTGCGGCTCGCCGGCCTGCCACATCGTCTCGGTCTGTCTGCTGAAGAATGCCCTGAAGGAGGCGATGAACGCCTTTCTGGCGGTGATGGACAGCTATACCCTGCAAGACCTGCTGGCCAATCGCGACGAGCTGCAGAAGGTATTTGGCGAATTGATTCCGACTCTGGTGCTGGAGCCGGATGAAGAGAGCGAGTGA
- a CDS encoding tetratricopeptide repeat protein, which produces MTSTPSSSSGLNVDSGTLQAVPLYRQDELLNWIEQGRHLQQVKQDRCQLTQDIEVRAEVMKVPAYQFLWGDMLAWGVCIKPNAELGVKFMWEAANQGLAPALEQLGRYYWKGTLVQKDLLKAETLMREAASLGFQRAQIEWVEMLLQGMGSPLDYEEAYHWLHSTVIGDKALHQKATSLLSRLGNRMPANAIARAKAMH; this is translated from the coding sequence ATGACCAGTACCCCGAGCAGCAGCAGTGGGCTGAATGTGGACAGCGGCACGCTGCAGGCGGTGCCGCTCTATCGCCAGGACGAGCTGCTCAACTGGATTGAGCAGGGGCGTCACCTGCAGCAGGTGAAGCAGGACAGGTGTCAGCTTACCCAGGATATCGAGGTGCGGGCCGAGGTGATGAAGGTGCCTGCCTATCAGTTTTTGTGGGGGGACATGCTGGCCTGGGGGGTCTGTATCAAGCCCAATGCGGAGCTGGGGGTCAAATTCATGTGGGAGGCGGCCAATCAGGGGCTGGCGCCGGCACTGGAACAGCTGGGCCGTTACTACTGGAAAGGCACGCTGGTGCAAAAGGATCTGCTCAAGGCTGAGACCCTGATGCGGGAGGCCGCCAGCCTGGGCTTCCAGCGGGCGCAGATAGAGTGGGTGGAGATGCTGCTGCAGGGAATGGGCAGCCCGCTCGACTATGAAGAGGCCTACCACTGGTTGCACAGCACGGTGATCGGCGACAAGGCGCTGCACCAGAAGGCGACCAGCCTGCTGAGCCGGCTCGGCAACCGGATGCCGGCCAACGCCATCGCCCGTGCCAAGGCGATGCACTGA
- the hmpA gene encoding NO-inducible flavohemoprotein produces MLDQATIAVIKSTIPLLESAGPALTQHFYQRMFSHNPELKDIFNLAHQRSGGQPLALFNAVAAYAKNIDNLGALAGAVERIAHKHTGFLIQPEQYHIVGSHLLATLKELGGSAVTDEVLDAWGKAYGVLASIFIGRESEIYQEKASQAGGWQGSRPFLIKEKRVESELITSFLLAPVDGKPVLDFKPGQYLSIKLVHPELEYQEIRQYSLSDAPNGQHYRISVKREPQGQVSNLLHDHLQAGDKIEVMPPTGDFYLKADGHTPVVLLSAGVGITPMMSMLNQLLAKGHQADITWLHACEQGAVHAFREDIQQKSRQNANLLSRVWYREPQGSDVQGEGYDFAGTMDLRAVKDRITPQAHYYFCGPVGFMQAVKQQLIAAGIPAGQLHYEVFGPHQDL; encoded by the coding sequence ATGTTAGACCAAGCCACCATCGCCGTCATCAAAAGCACCATCCCTTTGCTCGAATCGGCGGGCCCCGCGCTCACCCAGCACTTCTACCAGCGCATGTTCAGCCATAACCCCGAACTGAAGGACATTTTCAACCTGGCGCACCAGCGCAGCGGCGGCCAGCCGCTGGCGCTGTTCAATGCGGTGGCAGCCTATGCCAAGAACATCGACAACCTGGGGGCACTGGCCGGGGCCGTGGAGCGTATCGCCCACAAGCACACGGGTTTCCTGATCCAGCCAGAACAATATCACATTGTAGGTAGTCATCTCTTGGCCACGCTCAAAGAATTGGGTGGAAGTGCGGTCACCGACGAGGTGCTGGATGCCTGGGGCAAGGCGTATGGCGTGCTCGCCAGCATCTTCATCGGCCGCGAGAGCGAGATTTATCAGGAGAAGGCGAGCCAGGCAGGTGGCTGGCAGGGTTCCCGCCCCTTCCTGATCAAGGAGAAGCGGGTCGAGAGCGAACTCATCACCTCCTTCCTGCTGGCGCCGGTGGATGGCAAGCCGGTCCTGGACTTCAAGCCGGGCCAGTACCTCAGCATCAAGCTGGTCCACCCCGAGCTGGAATATCAGGAGATCCGCCAGTACTCCCTCTCCGATGCGCCCAATGGCCAGCACTACCGCATCAGCGTCAAGCGCGAGCCACAGGGTCAGGTTTCCAACCTGCTGCACGATCATCTGCAAGCGGGTGACAAGATTGAGGTGATGCCCCCCACCGGCGACTTCTACCTGAAAGCCGATGGCCATACCCCGGTGGTGCTGCTCTCGGCCGGTGTGGGTATCACGCCGATGATGAGCATGCTCAACCAACTGCTGGCGAAGGGCCATCAGGCCGACATCACCTGGCTGCACGCCTGTGAACAGGGTGCTGTGCATGCCTTCAGGGAGGATATTCAGCAAAAGTCCCGCCAAAACGCCAACCTGCTGAGCCGGGTCTGGTATCGGGAGCCGCAGGGCAGTGACGTGCAGGGCGAAGGGTACGACTTTGCCGGTACCATGGATCTGAGAGCAGTGAAGGATCGCATCACGCCGCAGGCCCACTACTACTTCTGCGGTCCCGTCGGCTTCATGCAGGCAGTCAAGCAGCAGCTGATCGCGGCGGGCATTCCGGCCGGCCAGCTCCATTACGAAGTTTTTGGTCCCCACCAAGATCTGTAA
- the ffh gene encoding signal recognition particle protein, whose amino-acid sequence MFENLTERLSRTLRNVSGRGRLTEENIKETLREVRMALLEADVALPVVRDFVARVKERAVGQEVAKSLSPGQAFIKIVHGELVSVMGEANEQLNLAAQPPAIILMAGLQGAGKTTTVGKLAKLLKERSKKKVLVVSADVYRPAAIKQLETLANDIGVDFFPSDASQKPVDIANAAIDQARKKFYDVVIVDTAGRLHVDSDMMDEIKHLHATIKPVETLFVVDAMTGQDAANTAKAFNEALPLTGVILTKADGDARGGAALSVRHITGKPVKFIGMGEKTDALEPFHPDRLASRILGMGDVLSLIEEVERNVDKEKAAKLASKVKSGKGFDLEDFREQLAQMRNMGGMMGMLDKLPGMSGLPDNIKDQMDDKLTVRMEAIISSMTPKERAHPDLIKGSRKRRIAAGSGMQVQDVNKLLKQFTEMQRMMKKMSGKGGMRKMMGQMKNMLPPGFGGGRGPF is encoded by the coding sequence ATGTTTGAGAATTTGACTGAACGACTCTCGCGCACCCTGCGCAATGTCAGCGGCCGTGGTCGTCTGACCGAAGAGAACATCAAAGAGACCTTGCGCGAAGTTCGCATGGCGCTGCTCGAGGCGGACGTCGCCCTGCCGGTGGTGCGTGACTTCGTGGCTCGCGTCAAGGAGCGGGCGGTTGGCCAGGAAGTGGCCAAGTCCCTGAGCCCGGGCCAGGCCTTCATCAAGATTGTGCATGGCGAACTGGTCTCCGTGATGGGGGAGGCCAACGAGCAGCTCAACCTGGCAGCCCAGCCACCGGCCATCATCCTGATGGCGGGTCTGCAGGGTGCCGGTAAAACCACCACGGTCGGCAAGCTGGCCAAGCTGCTCAAAGAGCGCAGCAAGAAAAAGGTGCTGGTAGTCAGTGCCGACGTCTATCGTCCGGCGGCGATCAAACAGCTGGAAACCCTGGCCAATGACATCGGTGTGGACTTCTTCCCGAGCGATGCCAGCCAGAAGCCGGTCGACATCGCCAATGCGGCTATCGATCAGGCGCGCAAGAAGTTCTATGACGTGGTGATCGTCGATACCGCCGGCCGCCTGCACGTCGACAGCGACATGATGGACGAGATCAAACATCTCCACGCTACCATCAAGCCAGTCGAGACCCTGTTCGTGGTGGATGCCATGACCGGTCAGGATGCCGCCAACACCGCCAAGGCCTTCAACGAGGCGCTGCCGCTCACCGGCGTGATCCTCACCAAGGCGGACGGTGATGCCCGCGGTGGTGCCGCCCTGTCGGTGCGCCACATCACCGGCAAGCCGGTCAAGTTCATCGGTATGGGCGAGAAGACCGATGCGCTGGAGCCGTTCCACCCGGATCGTCTGGCCTCCCGCATCCTCGGCATGGGCGACGTGCTCTCTCTCATCGAAGAGGTGGAGCGCAACGTCGATAAAGAGAAGGCGGCCAAGCTGGCCAGCAAGGTCAAGAGCGGCAAGGGCTTCGATCTGGAAGATTTCCGCGAGCAGCTGGCCCAGATGCGCAACATGGGCGGCATGATGGGCATGCTCGACAAGCTGCCGGGCATGTCCGGCCTGCCGGACAACATCAAGGATCAGATGGATGACAAGCTCACTGTGCGGATGGAGGCCATCATCAGCTCCATGACGCCCAAGGAGCGTGCCCATCCCGACCTCATCAAGGGCTCTCGCAAGCGTCGTATCGCTGCAGGCTCGGGCATGCAGGTGCAGGATGTGAACAAGCTGCTCAAGCA